One genomic segment of Mytilus galloprovincialis chromosome 5, xbMytGall1.hap1.1, whole genome shotgun sequence includes these proteins:
- the LOC143074752 gene encoding uncharacterized protein LOC143074752, with the protein MSGSERWKIIIENGRLCVEENGRYFEDIDNVGTTREFGIIKVTYESGKAKMYSLKNLCEGLGFGPAVKTRSGFMKIWNSLKANVDNYQLQTSSTDNIDQPENQVNMNISDVPGGEDLTSTDDNVNTLHNVQRKSSTPISPVQKKLLSPMDSSEDTSTVEDILKRSVSSCTEAHINTKDASDSTPVTVEQSILDDYLIGDALKVHIQNLVIPADDRCFRNLDTKHAHCLKQFYENQQMCHTILIGNIVSDVTTDKCNLSKFLQEPGKVAVETLGGNHTRHALQCLFASQTKPISMVTCRLYNK; encoded by the exons ATGTCGGGTTCAGAGAGATGGAAAATCATAATTGAAAACGGAAGACTTTGTGTAGAGGAAAATGGTAGATATTTTGAGGACATCGACAATGTTGGAACAACAAGAGAATTTGGAATTATCAAG gTTACATATGAATCTGGAAAAGCAAAAATGTATAGTTTGAAAAACTTATGCGAAGGTCTTGGTTTTGGGCCAGCTGTCAAGACTCGTTCAGGTTTTATGAAAATATGGAACTCCTTGAAAG CAAACGTAGACAATTATCAGCTACAGACATCTTCAACAGATAACATTGATCAGCCGGAGAACCAAGTTAATATGAATATTTCAG ATGTACCAGGAGGGGAGGATTTAACCAGCACCGACGACAACGTAAACACATTGCATAATGTGCAAAGAAAATCCTCGACGCCAATATCACCAGTCCAAAAGAAATTATTGTCACCAATGGACAGTTCTGAAG ATACATCGACAGTTGAAGATATTCTAAAACGTAGCGTGAGTTCTTGCACTGAAGCGCATATAAATACAAAAGACGCTTCCGATAGCACACCAGTTACAGTGGAGCAGTCAATTTTGGACGATTATTTAATAG gaGACGCATTAAAGGTACATATTCAGAACTTAGTTATACCTGCCGATGATCGCTGTTTTCGAAATCTGGACACGAAACATGCTCACTGTCTAAAACAGTTTTATGAAAATCAGCAAATGTGTCATACAATTCTCATTGGCAACATTGTCAGCGATGTTACTACTGATAAATGTAACTTGTCAAAGTTTCTTCAAGAACCTGGCAAAGTAGCAGTTGAAACTTTAGGTGGTAATCATACAAGACATGCGCTACAATGTTTATTCGCAAGCCAAACGAAACCTATTAGCATGGTAACATGTCGGTTATACAACAAATAA
- the LOC143076468 gene encoding zinc finger protein 862-like produces the protein MAALKNIQTISDNPTLKLKQPKAMRWLSHDKACDTLRQILPSVMMSLEREANERHDSLAFGLAKNVQTVQFITVLYSMCDLLPQLSMLSKCFQESGLDYSTIQEQVQITLDFLDSRLSIPGRYFKESETMISTLEENGFSITRRGISDVDEFKRKVHDKFIIALSDNIKNRFPDAGLISTFSCFDPSAMKNLDTYDLDFYAEEKIQTLAAHFSQLMDEETVFQEFQSFKMVIHKNKDKTTQFILQILMTKYRQLYPNLARLAEICMLIPASTADCERGFSVLNRVKTRARNRLSQKVLNNLMMVSTQGPEGKDFNFNRAAELWASLSQRKLDIGIINDDV, from the exons ATGGCTGCACTCAAAAACATCCAGACAATCTCAGACAACCCCACATTGAAATTGAAGCAGCCAAAGGCTATGAGATGGCTGTCCCATGACaaggcttgtgataccctcagaCAGATTCTGCCCAGTGTAATGATGTCATTAGAGAGAGAAGCAAATGAAAGACATGACAGCCTAGCCTTTGGTCTAGCCAAAAATGTACAGACTGTGCAATTTATTACTGTATTGTACAGTATGTGTGACTTGTTGCCTCAATTGAGTATGCTGTCTAAATGCTTTCAG GAGTCAGGTTTAGATTATTCTACCATTCAGGAGCAAGTTCAAATTACACTTGACTTCTTGGACAGCAGGCTATCCATACCAGGAAGATACTTTAAGGAAAGTGAAACTATGATCAGCACTTTAGAGGAAAATGGCTTCTCCATTACTAGAAGAGGAATCAGTGATGTAGATGAATTCAAAAGAAAG GTGCATGACAAATTCATCATTGCCTTATCAGACAACATAAAAAACAGATTTCCAGATGCAGGACTCATATCAACCTTCTCTTGTTTTGATCCATCTGCTATGAAAAACTTAGACACATATGACCTAGACTTTTATGCAGAGGAAAAGATTCag ACACTTGCAGCTCATTTCAGCCAACTGATGGATGAAGAAACTGTTTTCCAAGAGTTCCAGTCTTTTAAGATGGtcatacataaaaataaagacaAGACAACACAATTTATTCTTCAAATTCTAATGACCAAATACAGGCAGTTGTACCCTAATTTGGCAAGACTGGCAGAGATTTGTATGCTAATTCCAGCTTCTACAGCAG ATTGTGAAAGAGGATTCAGTGTCCTCAACAGGGTGAAGACTAGGGCCAGAAACAGACTTTCACAGAAAGTCCTGAATAACCTTATGATGGTGTCCACTCAGGGACCAGAGGGAAAGGACTTTAATTTCAACAGGGCTGCAGAGTTG